The nucleotide window CTTGGAATGTCTAACCATTTCCATATGGTTAATCCTTAAACCTCAGCTCAATCATACTTTCCTACCCTTGGGTTGACATCCTTTAGATTTCAACTCAATCATCTTTCTTAACCTTTCTCTAGTATAACATCATTGAGCAGTTACGGCAATagcaatttttattaaatttggatATCATTTGATTAATATGTATATTGCCCACTGAAGTCTAAATTCCATATAAGTGGGGACAACATGTGACTTTCCTCGTGTAGTATCCCAAGTCCATAACACCATGCATGGacacagtcaataaatatttgttgactaaccaaatgaagaaaatataaagttttcTACTTATGGGGGTTATTGTTTGCATTAACTCATATAATAAGTATTATGAAAGCATCTAAAATTAGTGCTGTGATCAATAATATTATTCTCCTAaacttcctttctctgttctccttcccctgccttttctttctttcctttttcataccCAGTGGAAGCACGGGAAAGGCATTGGCTGTGGGTCATCTCTAAGGGTGAAACTTAATTACAGCACTCATTCCTTCATTTGGTCACTCTTTCAGTCAGTGGTAAAAGCAGGTGATTCTTTCCATGTTCAGGATGACATGAGCATAGTATACCACTAGGAAAGTGCATGTAAGGTAATTCCAAGATTCATTGTACATATTCTCACCTGCATGCAGGCAGACAATTTATGCAATAACGCAAATTTATTGAACTTAGCTAGCACAGGAGGGAACACGATGAGTAAAGCAGCAACAGTTCCTGCCCATATGGGCCTTATATTCTAGTTAGGAAGATAGACATTAAGCAAACATTCAGAGACTTATTAGAATATccaattgttattttcttttttttcccaatcattATTCTTTATCATTTGTAGATGGAGGTAGTGATACCATTAAAGAGCCAATGAACCATTCTTATGTAGAAAGATCCCTTATGGAATTGTTTAGGCACCAGATGCTATGAGACTGATGATCTGATTTACCTTCAGAACACAGCCACTGAGGCATCTggtgccccccccacccaggaaGCTGTTTGACAGAAGGTGACAATGCCACTTCAGGCTGGGTATCTTCCTATTACAGCTTTCATGCCTTTTTCTCTATGTTTAAGAATACTGAGATCATAGTTGCTTTCTTAATGCAAATCACGTCTTAGCTACCAGTGGGTATTTGACCTTTTGGTTGCTATGGTGACAGTTGCTGTGACATTTATTCTGCTCAAAGGTGGTTAATAGCTTTTCCTTTGTTGAATGTCAATAAAGAGAGGGAAGTGGGTTTTGATTCCTCCAAACAATGCATTTAGCTTTGTTTTTACTAGACTCCAACAGACACGGTCTCTTTTTCAAAATCTAGTCTAAGATTTCAAATCATTATTCCTAATAGAACACCTGAGAATTAAAGTTCCTCATTCACTGGGGAGGAAATAGAAGACAATTtctgcatttccatttcttttgttagTTATTATAGTATATACCAAGCTGGCCACACTTTTTCTCTTCgatttgcattttttccctcttagtGAGAAAGTGACCTTCACAGATTTAAAGAGGTTGTACTTTCTAGGCATTAGCGTAAGGAGCCATAGGAAATACTTTTTAGGACTCAGCCATCTGCTCCCTTACATCTGATGGGAGAAAGGAATCCCTGAAAAATAATTCACTTGCAAAGCATAGTGAGAAGTGTTCATGGGTCTAGCTTTATTTCATAAAGAACAAATGTAAACTCATAAAAGTTGAAGTGATTTTCTAATCGTGTGTTACATAGGTAGCCtactttttcctactttatttctCGATTATAGCTTATGAATGCCTTCAATAATTGAGATGGTATAAAGGCCTTGAGAGAAAACATTatttacacacatgtacacacacacacacacacacacacacacacactgtattttCTCTAAATGTTCAATTTAGAAATCTTAAGACTTTGGGGttaggttatttttttatatctcacCCTAATTTTCCATCTACACAACTTTGTGAAGTAGATGACTCCAATTTGCAAAGGAGAAAACCACAGCGGCTAAGCAGCTCACACGGGCTCACATAGGTGTCCATGGCAGAAGCAGGACTCAAGTCCTGTTCCGACTGGTTCTCAAACCCCATTCATTCCACTTCACTGCGGTGTGCCTCTGGGGAAACAGACAAGACCCATTCTAGCACGGGGTGGTATCTAGATGGTTCCTCCCCAGTCTTATCCCTCTCCAAACTGTATTTTCCCTAAACTTTCAATTTAGAAATCTTAACCTGTAACTTTGGGATTAGGTTATTTCCTgatatttcatcttaattttttccatCTATTCTTGGTTACTGTCTTTGGAATAGTCAGTAATCTTTTTACGGCCAGTGAAGAAAAGCATGgacttttatgtttattgcatTTTTGTGCAAAAAGTATGAATATTAAATACACTAAGAATGTTCAAAACAaatcattttgttgatgatttacTAAATAGTATTGGGtaacaaaaaaaatctggtgAATTATTCTTTGGTAGTAGTATTAATCATGATTTTAGTATGATCTTTGGATAATTAATATTCCCACAAACTTCAATGTGGACTTGAAATATGACTTACTACCAAGTCATTtaggttaaaaatattaaaaaataaaatatatttttctgtgtggtTTATAAAAACTACTCtcacttcctttatttctaactCCTTTGGAAAGTGAATAATGGCTTTTTATTGCTCAAGTCACTATAATGAAAAGTTCCATTATTTCCAACACAAGTTAACAAATGTGACATGCTATTATTTACTTACAGATAATGATAAATACAGTATAACTTGATACATACAGCGTGTTATGATTTACTTACAGACAGACAATGACTTTTGAAGGCAAGTCAGATATACCAGGAGACCAATCATGTGAAAGTCCTTAGCAAAgacaaatgattcttttttttatataatttttattttgttatattagtcaccatacagtacatccccagtttttgatgcaatgttccatgattcattatttgtgtataacacccagtgctccatgcagtatgtgccctccttaatacccaccactggccctatcccaatcccccatccccctcccctctgaagccctcagtttgtttcccagagtccacagtctctcatggttcattcccctttctgtttctaAGTATAAACTTCAGTGAGTTTTTTTACTACAGAAATTTTGACATGAGTTGACtgagaataaaagtaaaagcaatagGGTTTCAAGATGCCGGGCTACTCATAACATCGAAAGTTGTGAACTCCACGCCTAACATGCAGCTGTGTTCCAGCACCTAAGTTGGCTTTGAACAGTTGTCAGAGtaagaatttgttgaatgaatgatttcctCAGGAGTAGTATGTTTGATTCAACCTACTAAAGAGTCAACATCaggcttttatttcatttaggcTCTTTCAACCTTGAGATGTGGCATAAAGAGAGGTCTTGAAAATTCagaactatatttttcttttcttaattatgCCTCTATaaattcaaagatttattttttaaaagactttatttttttatttgagagagagagagcatgcatgtcgggtgaggggcagagtgagaagcagacttcccactgagtgggaagccggacatggggctcacttgggactctatcccaggaccctgggatcatgacctgagccaaaggcagatttttaacctactgagccacccaggcatcctataAATCCAAAGATTTGAATGAGCAAGTGCCTAGTGCTTTTCAGAGTAATATCTTCTTCCTGATGGCTGCGAGAAACCCTTCAACCCCTGCTCTGAGGGTCATTGCTAAAGTGGCTATCACCCGAATCCACTTGGCAGAGACTGCCTTCTGATTAAAGAACCATTGGCCTATGTTCCTCTTTGTGCAAGGACACCTTAGGTGTGGAGAGTCTCTGACTTCTGGAGAGCAAGCATGGTTACATTTTGTATACACTTGGGTCCTTTAGGAAGGACGGGCACAAGTCATATGGGAATGAGTGTCACTGCCCACATCCAGCAGTGGTGTGGCTACCACCAAGCCCATCACTTCAGGTGCTGCTTCTCCTTTTAATATGACAATCCTAGTTCCTTTCCTTGGCCTCCTTACTTTCCTTGGTTCAGTTCTTGCCCCAGCCCCACACTCAGTGCTTTTGTATATTACCTTTCAATTTCATAGGTACTAAGGTGGCCATTCCCCCCAGTTTGCCTAGGGCAGTCCCCATTTACGCCTGTTGTCCAAGTGTAATTACTGGTACAGCccctttccactttattttttttaaaaaagattttgtttatttttttgtcagagagagagagagcacaagcagggggagtggcaggcagagggtgaagcaggctccccgatgagcaaggagctggatgcaggacttgatcccaggaccctgggatcattacctaagccgaaggcagacgcttaactgaccgagccagccacgcacccccctttccactttagaaaacaaattaCATGGACATTCTACTTTAGCACATATTAAACACAACTCTTAGGACTTATTTTTGATCAACTactatctattttaaaatttaaggtacAACATGATATTTACATAATTCTTACTCTTTCCCTATTTCCTCCCTTTGGGTTTTCTGgcttttcactttaattttaccCATATTACTCTGTTTTGCTCTAAGCCCTGAGAGTACTTCCTAGCAACAGTCCTTAATGAAATTATTAAGGGACTTTGTGTAGCTCTAACAATTATATTCTTACAAGGCATTTAGAAATTCAAGACTGGCATTTAACATAATGTCATTCTGCAAAGACTAAACTGTAAATAGTGGTGACAGATGCCCTAGcctgattattttaaatgggcTTATAGATAAGTAagacaataattattttaaacatttttccataGTAATTCAACCACAGCATATGAGGTTCAGGCTCTATTTTGTGTTCTATCTATCCCAATGACTTTAAGCAGAGCCGCCCTCTgcaaaaatcaaaagtcagcaGTGTTGGTTTTCAGCATCTGTGCTGCCCAAAGTAGTTTCCATTGATTGTATCTCTGGTGTATTATACCCTCTGTGAGGTCACAGGAATTTCCACAGAGCACTCTTTGACAGAATGTCTTAACCTAAATGTACTAGGTCCACTGGCGGGAACTCAAGTACTATGGAAGTCAGGGGGACCGAGGCTTAGGGGGACTTTGGTGCTCTTATAATCATGCCATAAGCAGTAGCTTCTGACCTCACCGATTAATCTGCTTGTCCCCAACCCTCACTATCACACAGCTCCAAAACTGcacttacttttttcattttattgagcAAATTTATGTTGAACAATTGTTTAAAACACCGGCCCTGAGACATATCTTCTCCAAGTCCCAGCTTCCTGTTAGTGAACAAGTTTCCACCGATGCAGACGCTTCCCTCATACCTTTTCATAAACTCGAGTGCTGACAGTTTTATTCATGGTATATTCCTAAAAGCAAAAAAGGATCTATTAGAGTTGGTGGATGACAATTTAAACttgctctgtccctccttccccagactcTCAATTCAAGATGCACAACAACTGGGTATCTTGAAAGGCATGCATCAAATAGGAGTATCTAAAAAATTCGATTTTTTGAAAACTCACCACGACCATTTTTCCATCTACAATTTGTCTTTTGATTGTTGTCTCTTTGCCAAGCCATTTTTGGACGTGAATCATTGCCCCACTGTTTAATGTTATGATGCTCTATAAATGCATAAAGGAATCAGTTAGAAATAGCAATTCACCTCACTCTAAGCCACCAAAGACCAGACatctactttttcatttctattttggtATTCTTTTCCCTCAAAATCCCCCCTCTGTTCTTGTCATCATTTAATATCATCAAACCAGAGAAGTCTCAAGAGATTATTCAATAATGCTCTCCTTCCCCAGACAAACAATACCTAAACTGTTCATAACTTATTGTTCTCTTCTATATGCTCTTTTATACTGTGACAAAGAGAGAtcagaaagaagtgaaaacatgtCAAATTTTTTGGCCCTGTTAACCGTCAGAATAATTTGCAAAGAGATTGGCTTTAGAGATGTTCAATAGTAATTAACAAAACAAGCCCAAACTGACTTGGTAATTAATCAAATTGGATATGAATGAACCATGTTTAACCACTTTCTAGGTTTTTTCTGGATTGTGGAACACGAGGAAGTTCTTACCTTTACTTTCCGGTTGTCTGCTGTGGTTTCATCAAATTCTTCCCCCAGTTTGAAGGAGATCTCAGTGTTCTTGAAGGAACTTTCTGTTTTGATGTTCACTTCATCCCCATTGACACTTATGCTGATTCTGGGCTTAGCTAACCCTGCCAGGTTCCTGGCTGCTGTGCTCATCCCTGTAAGGCAACACGGCTTTATAAGACATTGAGGAAGTGCTaacaaccattttggaaagcaatttaaGGAGAATATGTACTTCATCTATTCAGGTTTTGGATAATGTGCCATAATTTCTTCAGTGCTCACTGTGATGGGGGATTGAGCCAAACAAGCCCATTCAGAAGGTATATCTAGTAATTACACTTGACATTTTGAAAAGCTAAATTCACTTTTTGAGGCTATTGGGCCTCATCTAAAATCTTCCAGACTCGTGCTTCATCTAAAATGTGTATCTATATGGTGCCTTTCAGGGGATCAGAACTCATGCTTTACCTTGTGGGGTGTTACAACAGCAGTGCTGAGGgtgttattatcctcattttagagataagtACACAGTGTCCTAGAGACGTAGAGAGGCTTATTCTAGGTGATGTGTCTGCTAagtagcagagctgagattcaaacacAGGTTTTCTGATTGTCTAAGAATTTtagcacacttaaaaaaaaaaagcaaaacaagaaatacAACTTTCAGAGTATCTAAATTACTCTAAATGATTATGACTTACAAAGTCCAAGCTccaggcatctgggtggctcagtcggttaagcatctgactcctgatttcagcttaggtcatgatcttggtgttgtgggattgagccccacatcagggtgtctgcttgggattctctccctctccctctgcccctcccccccgtccTGCTCACGATCTCTCTcacatcaatcaatcaatcagtcaatcagtacattccttaaaaaaataataaagtccaaGTTCCTCTCTTATTCGCAGATTACATTCAGATCTGGCCAAGTAAAGAGAAAGTAGGCAAACTAGACAATTTGGCTTAGAGCCCGGTCCTGTTGTTCAGGTTGGGGGTTGTCCATTGTCAAGCTTGATTCCTATAATAGGTAGCCAGAAGAGCTGACTCCTCTCAGTATCAATATCAAACTCGGTTTCACATTTAAATTGtggaactggggcacctgggtggcacagcggttaagcgtctgccttcggctcagggcgtgatcccggagttatgggatcgagccccacatcgggctcctctgctggaagcctgcttcttcctctcccactccccctgcttgtgttccctctctcgctggctgtctctatctctgtcaaataaataaataaaatctttaaaaaaaaataaataaattgtggaacTGACAAGACACACCTGACCACAGAGAAGCAGTATTAGCTGTGGatcaaaaagagagaagagtggGGTGGTTACAACACGGGCTTTGTCACCTGTGAGCTCGGGCATGTTGTTTCCCTTCTCTAACCTTTGGATGTCTCAGGAGCAGAACATGGGTGACTATAGCACTTGCCTCCTGGGTGTGCTAGGAGATGGAGTGCGAGGACTTCGCATGGCagcggcacacagtaggtgctcagctgCTACTCTCTGCCTAAGCCCAGCTCCCGGTCAAAACAAGTGCTACTCTTGCCATTAGACCAAAGTTTCTTAGTTGCCCCCaattttaactcaaaataggTGAGTCTGTGAATCCATGAACAAACACGGAAACATGTTGCTTATATCTCCCTGAGAAAGTTAATACTGAGTATGAAAAAGGGACAAATGTTGCAGTATGAACACAGTGACTTATTATGCATTGATCATTTCAGccaaatttaaagaagaaaattcttgGCTTTATATACAGTTTATTACTGCAAGGGAGACTtctcttaattaaatatttaaaattacttaatcaaatattaaataattaccCTTCTTTTAGCATTAGTGAGAATAGTTTAGTTGTTATAGGCCTGAGCCATTATAATTGATGTTTATTCAACTTGAGTATAGAGCTAAAGGTGAATAGGGTTTATACTTCTGAGAAATATACAATGGTGAGACATTCGATGAGTAAAAATgttccatttcaaaatattttaaaaatacctttcatACGTATGAAGACTGAATATTAACCAACCAGAAATTTCATTTGTTGCTATTGTTCTTTTGAAGTCATAACTTAAAGCAAACCTTGAAACAAATTTAGCTGATAAATTTAATTATAGATATTATTACTATCTGTAAATTTGAAGCTAGGTAATGCTATTAGTTGAAATGATGAAGCTAGAGAGAAACTCCACCAAGGGCTTAGGATGAAGAAGTAATTTCAAAAAGGATAAATGGACTTAAATATACAGATAATGACTAGAAGGAAGTCTTTATGAGCCTCGTATTCCAAAAAGAGACAATTATTGCTAGtaaccaaaaaaatcaaaagcagataCATAGAGTTTGTTAATCTTACATGACTATTTCCTAAGATCACAAAAGAGAGAATTGTAGGAAAATTCATTGTAAAATGCAAACCTAACCATGTCACAAAATGTGTTGCCAGTTTCCAAATCTCATAATGGTATTTCTCACCCAGTTGTTTCATGTATTCCTCAAAGTTTTCACTGGAGACCAGCTTCCAGGTTCCCAAGAAGGGCTCAATCATGATGGCAAGCTTGCTGAGAAGAGGCACTCACAACAAAAAGCCGGAGAAACTTAGGGAATGCAGTGCTACGAGTATCTTAATTTAAAAGGCATCTTCATCATGTGACTTTTCTGAAATGACCAATGGGCAGCAGCAAGACCAAAGATTCCAGGTACCAGCATGACTCACTTTATTTACCtccaaattaagaaacagaaaatcaacatgtAAAGTTGAATTTAAGTCAGTGATTATAGCTTCTAGGAAAGAGATTTACACCCCCAAGTCACctgataaatattatttgtggAATGGAGACAATTTTCAATACATCAGCCCTTTGAAATTTGAATGCTGAGTCAACTCGGAAGGAATATCCCACAAATGTCCAAGAAACACCTGACTAAGGTCGTTTTCCCACCTGATAATAGAAGCACGTCCTTGCCTGGCCCACCTCAGCTCTTTTTTGTTTGGACACGTCATGGTGCCAGAGTACActcttcattaaaataatatcctcccctcccttccttgcaGGGTTGATGAACTGATATTAGTTAATGTAACTGAAATGTCTTGCAGTTGCTTGGAGTGAGGTATAgagtattattaatattatcattgtTGTTCATCAAGAGTAATTGCCCACTAGGAAGAAAGGTAACAATTACCATCGAATGGTGTTTTGTGACTTAATCCCCAAAAAGGAGGTGGAGCTAATGCTTGGAAAATTCATCTTTTAGGCTTACAAGGTAATCTTGATTATTAAGAtactacttggaaaaaaaataaaagatacagctTGGAATTGTGAGGGGaagtttcagagagaaaaatggcaTCTTGATATCTGCATTCTAGAAGACAAAAGCAGTAGAATTTAAAATCTTTGTACAATTACTTCTGAAATCATCTTCTGTAACCCACGTAATATGGGCTTTGCAATTTTGCCTTTACTGAAAAGGATTAGATTCAGAGGCTCGAGATTTATATCTCAGCTTTGAATTCCAGTTGTTTTGAAGAAGGCTGGAAAATTAGGCACCAGAAGAAGAATATTCGTACTATTTTCTCCCTGTGTCgagtatttcttcaaagaaatactTAGTTAAATCATCTGTTcgtggaaaaaaacaaatttttaaaaagtttgatgTTTTGGCACCATAATGTTATAACTTAAGCGGGATAAAGAATTTCTTTTGATGACAGcacataaagaagaaatttacaGTGCAGTATCTTTATAGATGTAATAGTTACTAAAATATTTGGAGGGCAAAACAGGGGAAGCAAAAACCCTAGAATCAGTTTCAGGAAACTGAGACCTCTCCCCAAAATAAGTGCCTTAACAGTTGAAAGTATCCTCAGAGGTGATGTTCAAATAAAGAACAAACTATCAGATCTTGCTTTCCTGGTTCTAGCTGTGTATTTACATTCTCTGCGTGAAAGGTAGCAAGCCACGGTGGCTACGTACGCCTGCCAGTGGGCTTAGGTGACATCAGTGTAATCATCCTCCTCCCAATTTCCCTTCCATTGACTGATTCAGAAATCAACCCTGTCGTCCATTTAGAACTCAGTTGTCCCATGAGACAGAAGGGAAAGTAAAAATTCTGGCCTCCCTGAAATTCCCTTACCACTGAAAGAAAGAGCCAGAGGGAtagtttctctccccctctgcacattttgcttttttgtgtggTATTTAGGGCTGCTGCATCCACTGTGTTACCAATTCAAAGATGAAGCCAAAACTGAGAATGGCAGAGTGGAAAGTGGGGAGGAACAAAGAccattttatttctggaattttgaatatatgaattaataaattgcATTATTATTTAAACAACTGTGTGTCTGAGTTGCAGCTTAAGCCTGTGTAATTGATATGCCTTAGTAAGTAGCTTTACCTAAGTGATTAATTCGGACTCTCAAAACAACCAGTTACATGTATCATATGATACTGGCCTCATGCACAGCAACTCCCACCTTTCCTGGTCCGACTcaaacatttccttctctgtgaaactAGTTCAGAACTAACTGATCCCTAATATGTAATACAAT belongs to Ailuropoda melanoleuca isolate Jingjing chromosome 9, ASM200744v2, whole genome shotgun sequence and includes:
- the LOC100470335 gene encoding fatty acid-binding protein 9, whose product is MIEPFLGTWKLVSSENFEEYMKQLGMSTAARNLAGLAKPRISISVNGDEVNIKTESSFKNTEISFKLGEEFDETTADNRKVKSIITLNSGAMIHVQKWLGKETTIKRQIVDGKMVVEYTMNKTVSTRVYEKV